A section of the Clostridium omnivorum genome encodes:
- a CDS encoding MBL fold metallo-hydrolase, which translates to MEITWLGHSSFLVKDSKGRCLLTDPFDGSVGYKVYDGEADVVTISHHHFDHDYIEKIKGTPHILDRVGFFNECDIDIVGVPSYHDNVKGAKRGENVIYVFKMDDYRICHLGDLGHILTVADADQIGHVDVLFIPVGGNYTIDGKEATAVCKLLNPHIVIPMHFKTPSVTFPIEGVETFLTHMQNGDRVPSSTLKLENELEGENVVKILDYSR; encoded by the coding sequence ATGGAAATTACATGGCTTGGTCATTCTTCATTCTTAGTAAAAGATTCAAAAGGCAGGTGCCTGCTTACTGATCCCTTTGATGGTTCAGTAGGATATAAAGTGTATGATGGTGAAGCAGATGTAGTTACTATAAGCCATCATCATTTCGATCATGATTATATAGAAAAAATAAAAGGAACTCCTCATATTCTAGATAGAGTAGGCTTTTTTAACGAGTGTGATATTGATATAGTTGGAGTACCTTCCTATCATGATAATGTAAAAGGTGCAAAAAGAGGGGAAAATGTAATATATGTTTTCAAAATGGATGATTATAGAATTTGTCATCTAGGTGATTTAGGACATATACTTACTGTTGCAGATGCAGATCAAATAGGTCATGTTGATGTGCTATTTATTCCCGTAGGTGGAAATTATACTATAGACGGTAAAGAGGCTACTGCTGTCTGCAAACTCCTAAACCCTCATATTGTAATTCCAATGCACTTTAAGACTCCTTCAGTGACCTTTCCTATAGAAGGAGTAGAGACCTTTTTGACTCATATGCAAAATGGTGATAGAGTCCCCAGTTCAACCTTAAAACTAGAAAATGAACTTGAAGGTGAAAATGTAGTTAAAATATTAGACTATAGTCGCTAA
- a CDS encoding Mur ligase family protein, whose amino-acid sequence MKVTLEGAQAREIIKYLKAYFRICFALGFKEQLVSMDKNEKQYNLWISYSREELSKFILNNIINYWNNEERLVEKAAGLVKEGFVQSIVDTWTLKGNSLIELGEGIYQLGYGKNSVVISSSYQSYENMAQVEITRNRSTLWNLLRYSHIPKVDGKVIYSGAHIKETENMKFPVNIRSIEKNMDLKISIGDKEELNRVLDNMMKMYTRVFVYSGVINYRIICFHGEIGIIYKNNDGVYKKVELTNKKLEVLEVVDVIERLKDFCREVYETLEIEFMYVDLVDDEELKIVDAGSVFDNAEEIKDIQNQVVEYFVATMEERGVGGIPIISITGTNGKTTTSRLTYHMLKLLGYNVGLTSTGGVYIGDKKIKNGDTTGFLSAKEVLRNSSAEIAVLETARGGLYKNGLGYEKAMAAIITSLSEDHIGMDGIKNIKDLLDIKSVVLDEVESDGKLIVKSQKELVEKVNGRKNVCLFSIEKDEYIKRHLENNGEVLYLESGNIVWYKNGRKVFSIDVKEIPFTYNGISLSNILDIMASVAAIEAVYGDISSIFDSLKKLQCDLIINPGRQNILQINNFNVILDYGHNSEAFNQVLTIACSLNPTKITSIIAAPGDRMDKYIEELGSIAARYSDYIIIREQEDLRGRKQGESASLIEKGVLEAGFSKKNVKIIFKEEEAIVYALERAEKGEIIVLFTQCLNVIIPAINSFLEVSGYEKVGEGLDFSH is encoded by the coding sequence ATGAAGGTTACTTTAGAAGGAGCTCAAGCTAGAGAAATTATAAAGTATCTCAAGGCCTATTTTAGAATATGCTTTGCACTTGGCTTTAAGGAACAGCTAGTAAGCATGGATAAAAATGAAAAGCAATATAACCTATGGATTAGCTATTCTAGAGAGGAATTATCAAAATTTATATTAAACAACATAATAAACTATTGGAATAATGAAGAAAGACTGGTGGAGAAGGCAGCTGGCTTAGTTAAGGAGGGATTTGTGCAGAGTATAGTTGATACTTGGACACTAAAGGGAAATTCTCTAATTGAGCTAGGAGAAGGGATATATCAATTAGGATATGGGAAAAATTCTGTAGTGATTAGCAGCAGTTATCAGAGCTATGAAAACATGGCTCAGGTTGAAATTACAAGGAATAGATCTACCCTATGGAATTTATTAAGATATTCTCATATACCAAAGGTAGATGGAAAGGTTATATACAGTGGAGCACATATTAAAGAAACAGAAAATATGAAGTTTCCTGTTAATATAAGAAGCATTGAAAAAAATATGGATTTAAAAATATCCATAGGAGATAAAGAAGAGCTTAATAGAGTACTTGATAATATGATGAAAATGTATACCAGAGTATTTGTTTATAGTGGAGTTATAAACTACAGAATAATCTGCTTTCATGGTGAGATAGGAATAATATATAAAAATAATGATGGTGTTTATAAAAAAGTTGAGCTTACTAATAAAAAGCTTGAAGTTTTAGAGGTAGTTGATGTAATAGAGAGATTGAAGGATTTTTGTAGGGAAGTATACGAAACACTTGAAATTGAATTTATGTATGTAGACTTAGTGGATGATGAGGAATTAAAAATAGTTGATGCTGGAAGTGTATTTGATAATGCAGAAGAAATTAAGGATATTCAAAACCAAGTGGTAGAGTATTTTGTTGCGACTATGGAGGAGCGAGGGGTTGGAGGAATTCCAATTATATCGATAACTGGAACCAATGGAAAGACCACAACCTCAAGATTAACCTATCATATGTTGAAATTGTTAGGCTATAATGTAGGCTTAACCTCAACAGGTGGAGTATATATAGGAGATAAAAAAATTAAAAATGGAGATACTACTGGGTTCTTGAGTGCTAAGGAAGTACTTAGAAATAGTAGTGCAGAAATAGCTGTACTTGAAACTGCAAGAGGTGGCCTTTATAAAAATGGACTTGGCTATGAAAAGGCTATGGCGGCAATAATAACTTCTCTTTCCGAAGACCATATTGGCATGGATGGAATTAAGAATATTAAAGATTTGCTTGATATAAAGAGTGTTGTTCTTGATGAAGTAGAAAGTGATGGTAAACTTATTGTAAAGTCTCAAAAGGAACTTGTGGAAAAAGTAAATGGCAGAAAAAATGTATGCTTGTTTTCCATAGAAAAGGATGAATATATAAAAAGGCATTTAGAAAATAATGGAGAAGTATTATATCTTGAAAGTGGAAATATTGTTTGGTATAAGAATGGTAGAAAGGTTTTTAGTATAGATGTAAAGGAAATTCCTTTCACATATAATGGTATATCACTTTCCAATATCCTTGATATAATGGCATCAGTGGCTGCTATAGAAGCAGTTTATGGAGATATAAGTTCTATTTTTGATTCTTTAAAAAAGCTCCAATGCGATTTAATAATAAATCCAGGAAGGCAAAATATACTTCAAATTAACAACTTTAATGTAATATTAGACTATGGACATAATTCTGAAGCTTTTAATCAAGTACTTACTATTGCTTGCTCGCTAAATCCAACGAAGATTACTTCCATTATCGCTGCACCTGGAGATAGGATGGATAAATATATAGAAGAGCTGGGAAGTATAGCAGCTAGGTACAGTGATTACATAATTATTAGGGAGCAGGAGGACTTAAGAGGAAGAAAGCAGGGAGAGAGTGCTTCATTAATTGAAAAAGGAGTGCTTGAAGCAGGCTTTAGCAAAAAGAATGTAAAAATAATTTTTAAGGAAGAAGAAGCGATTGTTTATGCCCTAGAAAGGGCGGAAAAGGGTGAAATTATTGTTTTATTTACTCAATGCCTTAATGTTATAATTCCAGCTATCAATAGCTTTTTAGAAGTTTCTGGTTATGAGAAAGTAGGAGAAGGTTTAGACTTTTCTCATTAA
- a CDS encoding alpha-ketoacid dehydrogenase subunit beta: MALMTVIGAINQALDQEMARDKSVVVFGEDVGLEGGVFRATVDLQNKYGKDRCFDTPLAEAAIIGTGIGMAINGLKPVAEIQFSGFVFPGYDQIVSHAARMRNRTRGKYSVPMVIRMPHGGGIRALEHHSENIETLFAHIPGLKVVVPSTPYDAKGLMISAIRDEDPVIFLEPSKIYRAFKQEVPEEEYTIPIGKAKIVKPGKDVTVVAWGAYVRETEKAIKELEAEGISVELIDLRTISPIDKDTILTSVKKTGRFVVVHEAAKSFGPGAELMAIVNEGAFLYLEAPPTRLTGFDITVPLPKGEHHYLLDAKRIAYGIRNVVRF; encoded by the coding sequence ATGGCACTTATGACTGTTATAGGAGCAATAAATCAAGCACTAGACCAGGAAATGGCTAGGGATAAAAGTGTTGTTGTATTTGGAGAAGACGTTGGACTTGAGGGTGGCGTATTTAGAGCTACAGTGGATCTTCAAAATAAATATGGAAAAGATAGATGTTTTGATACACCATTAGCTGAGGCGGCTATAATAGGTACCGGCATAGGTATGGCTATAAATGGTTTAAAACCAGTAGCAGAAATTCAGTTTTCTGGCTTTGTATTTCCAGGCTATGATCAGATTGTATCCCACGCTGCTAGAATGAGAAATAGAACTAGGGGAAAATATTCCGTGCCTATGGTTATAAGAATGCCACATGGTGGAGGAATAAGGGCCTTAGAACATCATTCGGAAAATATTGAGACTCTGTTTGCTCATATCCCAGGACTTAAGGTAGTAGTTCCATCTACTCCTTATGATGCAAAAGGACTTATGATTTCGGCTATAAGAGATGAGGACCCAGTAATATTTTTAGAGCCAAGTAAAATCTATAGAGCCTTTAAACAAGAGGTTCCTGAAGAAGAATATACAATTCCTATAGGTAAAGCTAAAATAGTAAAGCCAGGGAAGGATGTTACAGTAGTAGCTTGGGGAGCCTATGTTAGAGAAACAGAAAAAGCAATAAAGGAACTAGAGGCAGAAGGTATAAGTGTCGAGCTAATAGATTTAAGGACTATCTCACCTATAGATAAAGATACTATTTTAACTTCGGTGAAGAAAACTGGACGTTTTGTAGTGGTACATGAGGCTGCAAAATCCTTTGGACCAGGAGCAGAACTTATGGCAATAGTTAACGAAGGAGCCTTTTTATATCTAGAAGCACCTCCAACTAGACTTACTGGTTTTGATATAACAGTACCTCTTCCAAAGGGAGAGCACCATTATTTATTAGATGCCAAGAGAATTGCATATGGCATACGCAATGTTGTTAGGTTCTAG
- a CDS encoding tetratricopeptide repeat protein, with amino-acid sequence MTKIVLILLIIAFITYLLYSNMPIFLFVKANKKYSNAETAEAMKLYEKAYNFKHCKPSIKIMYTYVLIRNGEIDKAEKILNEVSTAKLLPKDEITIGLNLSLIMWKKNNLPKAIELLEQLISKGYKNSTVYQNLGYYLILNGDYSKALEFNKEAYDYSNTDLGILDNLGMNYYFLEDYEKAAEIYKDVISKNPTFATAYYYYGKTLKALGDSSKALEMFNNGLSCNFTFISPIDKACLENEINTLKDDLNN; translated from the coding sequence ATGACTAAAATAGTGCTAATTCTTTTAATAATTGCCTTTATTACATACCTGCTTTACAGCAATATGCCAATATTCCTTTTTGTTAAAGCCAATAAGAAATATTCAAATGCTGAAACTGCTGAAGCTATGAAATTATATGAAAAAGCATATAATTTTAAACACTGCAAGCCATCTATAAAAATAATGTATACCTATGTACTTATAAGAAATGGTGAAATTGATAAGGCTGAAAAAATACTTAATGAGGTATCAACAGCAAAGCTGCTTCCTAAAGACGAAATTACTATTGGATTAAATCTTTCACTAATAATGTGGAAGAAAAACAATTTGCCAAAAGCTATTGAATTACTAGAGCAGCTCATAAGTAAAGGATATAAAAACTCAACTGTTTATCAAAACCTAGGCTACTATTTGATACTTAATGGAGATTACTCAAAAGCTTTAGAATTTAATAAAGAAGCCTATGATTACAGCAATACTGATTTAGGAATCTTGGACAACCTAGGTATGAATTACTACTTTTTAGAGGATTATGAAAAAGCAGCTGAAATTTATAAAGATGTTATATCAAAAAATCCTACTTTTGCTACTGCTTACTACTATTACGGAAAAACTCTTAAAGCACTAGGCGATTCATCGAAAGCACTAGAAATGTTTAACAATGGACTTAGCTGTAATTTTACTTTTATCAGTCCTATAGATAAAGCTTGTTTGGAAAATGAAATTAACACATTAAAAGATGATCTTAACAATTAG
- the lpdA gene encoding dihydrolipoyl dehydrogenase: MKEYDIVVLGGGPGGYVAAIKAAQLGAKTALIEKEKVGGVCLNIGCIPTKTLLRSAKVYEDLMNSEKFGIDILDKSSVKINWPNMQKRKDGIVSRLTGGVKILLKQNGVDVYDGFGEVVDKNTIKVNDETIKTKNLIVATGSSAAIPKTPGLTEAFENGYAITSTEALSLDKVPKDFIVIGGGVVGVEFAALYNALGSNVTILQRSQILRTLDKDVRETLEKILKNKGINLVYGVDIERYENNNIICKVNGEAKTFSADKILISMGRTPNLKGIEKLNLDIQKGAIVTDEGLRTNIPGVYAIGDVNGKYMLAHVASAEGIIAVENIMGKNEKINYDKVPSCIYTFPEVGVVGLTEEEAIKRGHKVKTSLFPMTANGKAMAEGDTDGFVKIVADEKYGEVLGVHIIASHATDMIAEAVTTMELEGTVYDLAKAVHPHPTLSEVVMEAAHGAIDKPIHIFRK; the protein is encoded by the coding sequence ATGAAAGAATATGATATTGTTGTTTTAGGTGGTGGTCCAGGCGGTTATGTGGCAGCTATAAAAGCTGCCCAGCTTGGTGCCAAAACTGCATTGATAGAAAAAGAAAAGGTTGGCGGGGTGTGTCTTAATATAGGCTGTATACCAACAAAAACTCTGCTAAGAAGTGCAAAGGTATATGAAGATTTAATGAATAGCGAAAAGTTTGGTATAGATATTCTTGATAAATCCTCAGTGAAAATTAATTGGCCCAATATGCAAAAGAGAAAAGATGGTATAGTAAGCAGACTTACAGGTGGCGTAAAGATACTTCTAAAGCAAAATGGTGTAGATGTATATGATGGTTTTGGAGAGGTTGTAGATAAAAACACCATTAAAGTTAATGATGAAACCATCAAAACAAAAAATTTAATAGTGGCAACTGGTTCATCTGCAGCTATACCAAAAACTCCTGGTTTAACAGAAGCTTTTGAGAATGGATATGCTATAACAAGCACTGAAGCACTATCCCTTGATAAAGTTCCTAAGGATTTTATCGTAATAGGTGGAGGAGTAGTTGGAGTAGAATTTGCAGCACTATATAATGCACTTGGGAGCAATGTAACTATTCTTCAGAGATCTCAAATCCTGCGTACTTTAGATAAGGATGTAAGAGAAACCTTGGAGAAGATTTTAAAAAACAAAGGCATAAACCTTGTATATGGGGTGGATATTGAAAGATACGAAAACAATAATATAATTTGCAAGGTTAATGGAGAAGCTAAAACCTTTAGTGCAGATAAAATACTAATAAGTATGGGCAGAACTCCAAATCTTAAAGGAATTGAGAAGTTAAACTTAGATATTCAAAAAGGTGCTATAGTAACTGATGAAGGACTAAGAACCAATATTCCTGGTGTGTACGCAATAGGCGATGTAAATGGAAAGTATATGCTTGCTCATGTAGCATCAGCGGAAGGAATTATTGCCGTGGAAAACATCATGGGCAAGAATGAAAAAATAAATTATGATAAGGTTCCTTCATGCATCTATACCTTCCCAGAGGTAGGCGTAGTTGGACTTACTGAAGAGGAAGCTATAAAGAGAGGCCATAAGGTAAAAACAAGCTTATTTCCTATGACTGCCAACGGAAAAGCTATGGCAGAAGGAGATACCGACGGCTTTGTAAAGATAGTTGCTGACGAAAAATATGGTGAAGTATTAGGTGTTCATATTATAGCATCCCATGCTACTGATATGATTGCAGAAGCTGTAACCACTATGGAGCTTGAAGGCACTGTCTATGATTTAGCAAAAGCAGTGCATCCTCATCCAACCCTCTCAGAGGTAGTAATGGAGGCTGCTCATGGCGCTATTGATAAGCCAATTCATATATTTAGAAAGTAA
- a CDS encoding Na+/H+ antiporter NhaC family protein yields MDIILAFIFCFVMLITSVFMGVFVGYPLILGLIIFIIIACRKGFKLLDVIKMTYRGGKKSLIVLEIFVLIGAITSSWMASGTVPAIVYYGMKFLNPKFFILSAFIISSIVSFLIGTSFGTIGTVGVALMVMARSGGVNPVIVGGAILSGAYFGDRCSPMSSSANLVAHITDTELYDNIKNMTKTSIAAFVISCILYVVFSFEFPLISSGSSITDEIIRIYNVSYLTLIPALIILVLSFFKINVKKLMALSIAAASLIAIVIQHNTIYDLIKSIIFGYSMSEASTLSSIIKGGGILSMLKIALVVFISSGFTGIFEETNMLSVVEDIIKKPSTRAGLFFTNILVSIATAAFGCSQALAVILTHLLIKEGYSENGISNSELACDIENTAIVISPLIPWNIAGLVPLTTLGVGLGAIVFSLYLFLLPILNFISLFLKDKVKTA; encoded by the coding sequence ATGGATATAATTTTAGCTTTTATTTTTTGCTTCGTTATGCTAATAACCAGTGTATTTATGGGAGTTTTTGTAGGGTATCCTTTAATCTTAGGGCTTATAATTTTTATAATTATAGCCTGCAGAAAAGGCTTTAAGCTTTTAGATGTAATAAAGATGACTTACAGAGGCGGGAAAAAATCTTTAATAGTTCTAGAAATTTTTGTGCTTATTGGTGCAATAACTTCCAGCTGGATGGCTTCAGGAACTGTGCCAGCTATAGTGTATTATGGAATGAAATTTTTAAATCCAAAGTTTTTTATACTTTCAGCATTTATAATCAGCTCCATAGTTTCCTTTTTAATTGGTACTTCCTTTGGAACTATAGGTACTGTAGGAGTTGCACTTATGGTTATGGCTAGAAGCGGAGGCGTGAATCCGGTTATAGTTGGAGGAGCAATACTCTCTGGAGCATACTTTGGAGATAGATGTTCACCTATGTCCTCTAGTGCCAATTTAGTAGCTCATATAACTGACACTGAGCTTTATGATAATATTAAAAACATGACCAAAACATCTATAGCAGCTTTTGTAATCTCATGTATTTTATATGTTGTATTTTCCTTTGAATTTCCACTAATATCCTCAGGCAGCAGTATAACGGATGAAATTATTAGAATATATAATGTGAGTTATTTAACCTTGATACCAGCCCTTATAATATTAGTGTTGTCCTTTTTTAAGATTAATGTTAAAAAGCTTATGGCGTTAAGTATTGCCGCAGCTTCATTAATAGCAATTGTAATTCAACATAATACTATCTATGATTTAATTAAATCTATTATCTTTGGATATAGTATGAGTGAGGCTAGCACACTAAGCAGCATAATAAAAGGCGGGGGTATATTGTCCATGCTAAAGATTGCTTTAGTTGTGTTTATATCCTCTGGCTTTACAGGAATTTTTGAGGAAACCAATATGCTGAGCGTTGTAGAAGATATAATTAAAAAGCCAAGCACAAGAGCAGGATTGTTCTTTACTAATATTTTAGTGAGTATTGCTACAGCGGCCTTTGGATGTAGTCAAGCTCTGGCTGTAATACTTACCCACCTATTGATTAAGGAAGGGTATAGCGAGAATGGAATTAGCAATAGTGAGCTTGCATGTGATATAGAAAATACAGCTATTGTAATATCCCCTTTAATACCTTGGAATATTGCTGGGCTAGTTCCCTTAACAACTTTAGGAGTAGGACTTGGAGCTATTGTTTTTAGCTTATATCTTTTCCTATTGCCTATATTAAATTTTATAAGCTTATTTTTAAAAGATAAGGTCAAAACTGCATAA
- a CDS encoding lipoate--protein ligase translates to MISIRNTCKDPHFNLALEEYAVKYLDPKEDYIILWQNEPSVIIGRNQNTIEEINAKYIKDFDINVVRRLSGGGAVYHDLGNLNFTFVVNNEKDSVSNFKKFTEPVISALEKFGIKAEFSGRNDITIDGKKFSGNAQYYHKNRLLHHGTILFNSDLSVVANALNVKMDKIASKGIKSVRSRVTNVYPYLENKITIEEFKATLLKFLTGDENYSEKELILKQEDLDIIQNLMDERYLKWEWNYGASPEFDIQKSMRFDGGKLELNLDVKDGVIKGIKIFGDFFGNRDVCELEAILRDINYKEEDIREALDFTEFSQFFSAITKDNFIECMFY, encoded by the coding sequence ATGATAAGTATTAGAAACACATGCAAAGACCCTCATTTTAATCTAGCCTTAGAGGAATATGCCGTAAAATATCTGGATCCTAAAGAAGATTACATAATTTTATGGCAAAATGAACCTTCTGTTATTATTGGAAGAAATCAAAATACTATAGAAGAAATAAATGCAAAATATATAAAAGACTTTGATATTAACGTGGTTAGAAGACTTTCCGGTGGTGGAGCTGTATATCATGACTTGGGAAATCTAAATTTTACTTTTGTAGTAAATAACGAGAAAGATTCTGTAAGCAACTTTAAAAAATTTACAGAGCCTGTAATTTCAGCTCTAGAAAAGTTCGGAATAAAAGCAGAGTTTTCAGGAAGGAATGACATAACTATAGACGGTAAAAAATTCTCTGGAAATGCACAGTATTATCACAAAAACAGACTGCTGCACCATGGTACTATACTTTTTAATTCTGATCTTTCTGTGGTAGCTAATGCTCTTAACGTTAAAATGGATAAAATAGCTTCTAAGGGAATAAAATCTGTTAGAAGTAGAGTAACCAATGTGTATCCTTATTTAGAAAATAAGATAACTATTGAAGAATTTAAAGCTACTCTATTAAAATTTTTAACCGGGGATGAAAATTATAGTGAAAAAGAACTTATATTGAAGCAGGAGGACTTAGATATCATTCAAAACCTTATGGATGAGAGATATCTAAAATGGGAATGGAATTATGGAGCATCTCCTGAATTTGATATACAGAAGTCTATGAGATTTGATGGTGGCAAATTAGAACTTAACTTGGATGTTAAAGATGGGGTCATTAAAGGTATAAAAATCTTTGGAGACTTTTTCGGCAATAGGGATGTCTGTGAGCTAGAGGCAATTCTCAGAGACATAAATTACAAAGAAGAGGATATACGTGAGGCTCTAGATTTTACCGAGTTTTCTCAGTTTTTCTCAGCAATAACTAAGGATAATTTTATAGAGTGTATGTTTTACTAA
- a CDS encoding dihydrolipoamide acetyltransferase family protein translates to MIEFKFPDIGEGIAEGKLLKWMVNTGDKVKEGDTLFLVETDKVNAEIPSPASGTIVELMAKEGDIIYVGHVIVKINDGAETPEEEKTASTEKLNEGKEENAGVVGAIEVSSEVIESSNENKQEASGEQSKVLATPVARKLAKDLGLDIRIIKGTGPAGRVMKDDIYNANKQDEADGRKSEAEAADIKTIKEEIIRPEVRKAVEVPKLKITGEVERVPLTTIRKTIAKNMVLSKSVIPHAAVMDDFDVTELVKFRSEVKAMANTQGVQLTYMPFIIKAIILVLKEFPMFNASFDEDNEEAILKKYYNIGVAVDTPEGLMVPVVKDADKRGVLNIAEELGELIVGSRERSIPLDKLQDGTFTITNYGAIGASFGVPVIRYPESAILGVGKITKKPVIDDNDEIVIRHMMPISLCIDHRIIDGGDAGRFLNKLKAYLKDPMLLLMS, encoded by the coding sequence ATGATAGAATTTAAATTTCCGGATATAGGAGAAGGAATAGCAGAAGGAAAACTACTAAAGTGGATGGTGAATACTGGAGATAAGGTAAAGGAAGGAGATACACTATTTTTAGTTGAAACTGATAAAGTTAACGCTGAGATTCCATCACCAGCATCAGGTACAATAGTTGAGCTTATGGCTAAGGAAGGCGACATTATATATGTTGGTCATGTTATAGTTAAAATTAATGATGGAGCTGAAACACCAGAGGAAGAAAAAACTGCAAGTACAGAAAAACTTAATGAAGGTAAAGAGGAAAATGCTGGTGTTGTAGGTGCAATTGAAGTATCCTCCGAAGTAATTGAAAGCAGCAATGAAAATAAACAAGAAGCTTCAGGAGAGCAATCTAAAGTTTTAGCTACTCCAGTCGCTAGAAAACTGGCAAAAGACTTAGGGCTGGATATTAGGATTATCAAAGGTACAGGTCCAGCTGGCAGAGTTATGAAAGATGATATTTATAATGCAAATAAGCAGGATGAAGCTGATGGCAGAAAGAGCGAGGCAGAAGCTGCAGATATAAAAACTATTAAAGAGGAGATTATTAGGCCAGAGGTAAGGAAAGCTGTAGAGGTTCCTAAGCTTAAGATAACAGGAGAAGTGGAAAGAGTGCCTTTAACTACTATTAGGAAGACTATTGCTAAGAATATGGTGCTTTCAAAGAGTGTAATTCCTCATGCAGCTGTAATGGATGATTTTGATGTAACTGAACTTGTGAAGTTCAGAAGTGAAGTAAAAGCTATGGCTAATACTCAGGGAGTTCAATTAACTTACATGCCATTTATAATAAAAGCCATAATACTTGTTCTTAAAGAATTCCCAATGTTCAATGCCAGCTTCGATGAAGATAATGAAGAAGCAATATTAAAGAAGTACTACAATATTGGCGTAGCTGTTGATACACCAGAAGGTCTCATGGTTCCTGTGGTAAAGGATGCAGATAAGAGGGGAGTTCTTAATATAGCAGAAGAACTTGGTGAATTGATTGTAGGTTCAAGGGAAAGAAGTATACCACTGGATAAGCTTCAGGATGGAACCTTCACAATTACAAATTATGGAGCTATAGGAGCCTCCTTTGGGGTACCAGTTATAAGATATCCAGAATCAGCTATACTTGGTGTTGGTAAGATTACTAAAAAGCCAGTTATAGATGATAATGATGAAATAGTAATAAGACACATGATGCCTATATCCTTATGTATAGATCATAGGATAATTGACGGAGGAGACGCAGGTAGATTTCTAAATAAGCTTAAGGCATATCTTAAGGACCCAATGCTTCTCCTAATGAGTTAA
- a CDS encoding phosphodiester glycosidase family protein: MEENEKVKTKKIKRICIFLIYEIVIIVITVPILTFYGPFNNIKRTIVGTAMFTMRHQRIATTFMSKKDIDEILKSKDTIALNESENIQDIDLKRKKDNTIEKYEVHGKRFDGYILEIKDKERLRVGITKYKNKRGQRTSEIAKQNGGIAAINGGGFTDVSSSGKEFIGTGAVPEGIVISNGEVVFSSIDYDEKTEVAAFTKEGALIVGSHSVNELKKLDVREAVSFNRTLIMNGKGLIQDDGGQGIQPRTAIAQKKDGTVLMLVVDGRQGFKQGASLREVQDLLLKMGAWNAANLDGGSSSTMYYNGKIVNRPSDKEGERTVATVMYVKE; the protein is encoded by the coding sequence ATGGAAGAGAATGAAAAAGTTAAAACTAAAAAAATAAAAAGAATTTGTATATTTCTAATATATGAAATTGTCATAATTGTAATCACAGTACCAATACTGACCTTCTATGGACCTTTTAATAATATAAAAAGAACTATAGTGGGTACAGCTATGTTTACAATGAGACATCAAAGGATTGCCACCACCTTTATGTCAAAGAAAGACATAGATGAGATTTTAAAATCAAAGGATACCATAGCGCTAAATGAGAGTGAAAATATACAGGATATAGATTTAAAGCGTAAAAAAGATAATACTATAGAAAAGTATGAGGTTCATGGAAAAAGATTTGATGGTTATATTCTTGAAATTAAAGATAAAGAAAGACTAAGAGTTGGAATCACGAAATACAAGAATAAGAGAGGACAGAGAACCTCAGAAATAGCAAAGCAAAATGGAGGCATAGCTGCTATAAATGGAGGAGGGTTTACTGACGTATCATCTTCTGGTAAAGAATTTATAGGTACTGGTGCGGTGCCAGAAGGTATTGTTATTAGTAATGGTGAGGTAGTTTTTAGCAGTATAGATTATGATGAAAAGACAGAAGTTGCTGCCTTTACTAAAGAAGGGGCATTAATTGTAGGAAGTCATAGCGTTAATGAGCTAAAGAAGCTTGATGTAAGAGAGGCTGTATCTTTTAATAGAACTTTAATTATGAATGGAAAAGGGCTTATTCAGGATGATGGTGGTCAAGGAATACAGCCTAGAACAGCAATAGCGCAGAAAAAAGATGGAACTGTACTGATGTTGGTAGTAGATGGGAGACAGGGGTTTAAACAAGGTGCCTCATTAAGAGAAGTTCAAGATTTACTTCTCAAAATGGGTGCTTGGAATGCTGCAAATCTAGATGGTGGTTCATCATCTACCATGTACTACAATGGGAAAATAGTAAATAGACCGTCAGATAAGGAAGGCGAAAGAACTGTTGCAACAGTAATGTATGTTAAGGAATGA